A segment of the Candidatus Poribacteria bacterium genome:
TGCCCATGTAATTGCGCCATTCTGTATCGGGAAGTAAATCCATTTTATAAAGGATTTCCCGAATTGATTGACAGATGGTGTGGATGATCTCACCGCGCGTTTCATGATTGTTTGCTGATTCGAGTTTCTTAAGAGATGGTTCTATAATGTCTATCCATTTCGGGAGGCTTTGTGCCTGCCAGTGTAGCCATTTCCAGTATACGGGAAAACGCTTATTGAGCAGACACAGAAGTCTTAGAGTCCCTTCAACAAAAGCACCCTGGCCGATGAGAAAACCTATACCGTCTCCGCGTTTAGCTAAACGATGGCACGAATTGTAGTCGCCATTGTGCCAAATTCCCCATAGATCACTCGCGATCTTCCACTTCCAGATGTCTGCCGGATAGTATGCCTTTTGGAAAGAGGATATGCGTTCGCTAAGGGCATTTGAAGGGTCGTAGAGAACAAAACCAGACGACGCGTAACAGAGGTTGTTGTCATCAGCGGCAGCCCATTCCTTGATCGTTACCGGTGGATAGGCAGACTCGTGAAAGTCACGATAGACTGCGTCAATGGTGCTTATCCGTATCGTCTTAGGTTGCAATTTGGCTGTGTCAATTCCTAATAGCTCATCTGGAATAACTGTTTCTAAAACCTGAGAAATAGAGGAGCCATACTCTGCAATATCCTGTTCCGACAGCAGTAGTTGGCACTTGTTCGGTCCCCAGTCGTGATCGCGTGACAGTTCGTCGTCGGCACCCAAAACGTCAGATCCTAATCCGATGACTCCAGCACTAAGACGGGGAAGGACATCCGAAAAGCGTTCTTTTAAGACGGGTAGAAAGACTTCATCAAATAAAATTTTACAGTAC
Coding sequences within it:
- a CDS encoding DUF4037 domain-containing protein, which produces MKEQDSSQLNPENYELPLKGHVYCKILFDEVFLPVLKERFSDVLPRLSAGVIGLGSDVLGADDELSRDHDWGPNKCQLLLSEQDIAEYGSSISQVLETVIPDELLGIDTAKLQPKTIRISTIDAVYRDFHESAYPPVTIKEWAAADDNNLCYASSGFVLYDPSNALSERISSFQKAYYPADIWKWKIASDLWGIWHNGDYNSCHRLAKRGDGIGFLIGQGAFVEGTLRLLCLLNKRFPVYWKWLHWQAQSLPKWIDIIEPSLKKLESANNHETRGEIIHTICQSIREILYKMDLLPDTEWRNYMGSQEIALQIESTQVKALIREREPHLYVW